Proteins from one Prevotella sp. E2-28 genomic window:
- a CDS encoding DUF6078 family protein produces the protein MEKQLENKNIPWEYPLCFNEACKLRESCMHYQAYLLQPKERLSGPAILPSAWQDGECQRYCEEKLVKKAWGFTDIYRNVPYYLKVEARRKVKNYFSSGNGPYYRYHHGENKLSPRQQKDIMEILSDYGSTDGLKFDHYEMDYDFA, from the coding sequence ATGGAAAAACAACTAGAAAACAAAAATATACCTTGGGAATATCCACTTTGCTTCAATGAAGCCTGTAAGCTTCGCGAATCATGTATGCATTATCAGGCCTACCTGCTTCAGCCAAAAGAGCGACTCAGCGGGCCCGCCATCTTGCCCTCAGCATGGCAGGATGGAGAGTGCCAACGCTACTGCGAGGAAAAGCTAGTAAAGAAAGCATGGGGCTTCACCGACATCTATAGAAACGTACCTTATTATCTGAAAGTAGAGGCTCGTAGAAAGGTGAAAAACTACTTCAGCAGTGGCAACGGCCCTTATTACCGTTACCATCACGGCGAGAACAAACTATCGCCTCGGCAACAGAAAGACATCATGGAGATACTGTCCGATTACGGCAGTACCGACGGATTAAAGTTCGACCACTACGAAATGGATTACGACTTTGCCTGA
- a CDS encoding type I phosphomannose isomerase catalytic subunit — MKLYPLLFQPNLHEVVWGGNRLCPYKGLPSSDAPIGESWEVSAVSSSPSIIANGECAGRDLISVISEAPEDILGQAVCERYHGQLPLLVKFIDARRDLSIQVHPNDEMAQRVHGKMGKSEMWYIIDAKPGSYLYAGFKQEITPEAYKQHVADGTITDVLARHEVKTGDVFYLPAGRVHAIGAGILLAEVQQSSDVTYRIFDYNRPGMDGKPRELHTELASQALDYHVEQEYRTVYEENINRANLIVDSPYFSVRVTETPALFHRNLLKYDSFVITMCIEGDCHIRLRATGETIRLREGCSTLIPAVLADYDVIPMKEKTRFLDAFIDNMDKSLVGKVTRFLHV; from the coding sequence TTGAAACTGTATCCACTTCTCTTCCAGCCTAATCTACATGAGGTAGTGTGGGGAGGTAACCGTCTTTGCCCGTATAAGGGACTGCCCAGCTCTGATGCGCCTATCGGCGAGAGTTGGGAGGTCAGTGCTGTGTCATCGAGTCCCAGCATCATTGCCAATGGTGAGTGTGCAGGCCGCGACCTGATTTCCGTTATCAGCGAAGCCCCCGAGGATATCCTCGGACAGGCTGTCTGCGAGCGCTACCATGGTCAACTGCCCTTGCTGGTGAAATTCATAGATGCACGTCGTGACTTGAGTATTCAGGTACACCCCAATGATGAGATGGCCCAGCGTGTACACGGCAAGATGGGTAAGAGTGAGATGTGGTATATCATCGATGCTAAGCCCGGGAGTTATCTCTATGCTGGATTTAAGCAGGAGATAACCCCCGAGGCTTATAAACAACACGTGGCTGATGGCACTATTACTGATGTGCTTGCTCGCCATGAGGTGAAGACTGGCGATGTCTTTTACCTGCCCGCAGGCCGTGTTCATGCTATTGGTGCAGGCATCCTGCTGGCTGAGGTGCAACAGTCGTCTGATGTCACCTATCGTATCTTCGATTATAATCGTCCGGGTATGGATGGCAAACCCCGCGAATTGCACACCGAACTGGCTTCGCAGGCACTTGATTATCACGTAGAACAGGAATATCGCACGGTGTATGAAGAGAATATCAATCGTGCTAATCTGATTGTTGATTCTCCTTATTTCAGTGTACGTGTTACGGAGACGCCTGCCTTGTTCCATCGTAACCTCTTGAAATACGACAGCTTTGTGATTACGATGTGTATTGAGGGCGATTGTCATATCCGTCTGCGTGCCACGGGCGAGACGATTCGTCTGCGTGAAGGCTGCAGTACCCTGATTCCTGCCGTCTTAGCCGACTATGACGTGATACCTATGAAAGAAAAGACCCGTTTCCTCGATGCCTTTATCGATAATATGGATAAGAGCCTCGTGGGAAAGGTCACCCGTTTCCTGCACGTCTAA
- a CDS encoding VapE domain-containing protein, with the protein MTNKPLINGEAMNAALETTLAVELFLNENYAFRRNVLNGKVEFTMKSDSDRQDEESDENWRPLTVEALNSIIRRAKKEQVCEKGSPKTEIMEFIHSEDVPVHNPIGDYLKELPKWDGKNHIAQLFSRLPGITTEQQGYLSTWLRSAVAHWLQMDTLHGNECVPTLIGAQGCGKTTFFHRLLPPELRQYYLDHLNLSNKFDKEMALTNNLLVNLDELDAIRPSQHAALKQTLSKSKVNGCPIYGASQEDRTRFASFVATTNNPHPLTDATGSRRYICLQIPEGQYIDNSGEIDYQQLYAQAVYELTVAKTPYWFSNDEVARIQQLNQNYLEQKDIAEMVEICFRKPKEGETPKMMNTKMLLSHIQKEYPSVDISHGNKVRVGMAMTNLGYEYADRSNMAFYKVIPLRAA; encoded by the coding sequence ATGACAAACAAACCATTAATCAATGGGGAGGCTATGAATGCTGCCCTAGAGACAACACTTGCTGTAGAGTTGTTTCTAAACGAAAATTATGCTTTCCGTCGCAATGTGCTGAACGGAAAAGTTGAATTTACCATGAAGTCTGATTCAGACCGGCAGGATGAAGAGTCTGATGAGAATTGGCGCCCACTGACTGTAGAAGCGCTCAACAGCATCATCCGACGTGCCAAGAAGGAACAGGTATGCGAAAAGGGAAGTCCGAAGACGGAGATTATGGAGTTCATTCACTCAGAAGATGTACCCGTACATAATCCTATTGGCGACTACCTGAAAGAGTTGCCGAAATGGGACGGAAAAAATCACATCGCTCAGCTTTTCAGTCGTCTGCCAGGCATCACCACAGAGCAGCAGGGTTATCTCTCTACGTGGCTCCGTTCAGCTGTGGCACATTGGCTTCAGATGGACACCCTTCACGGAAATGAATGTGTGCCTACGCTGATTGGCGCTCAGGGATGCGGAAAGACCACCTTTTTCCACCGTCTGCTACCACCAGAATTGCGCCAGTATTATCTGGATCATCTGAACCTGTCGAATAAGTTCGATAAAGAGATGGCGCTGACGAACAACCTGCTGGTGAACCTCGATGAGTTGGATGCCATCCGTCCCAGCCAACATGCCGCGCTAAAGCAGACACTCTCGAAGAGTAAGGTGAACGGTTGTCCTATCTATGGTGCCTCGCAGGAAGATCGTACCCGCTTTGCCTCGTTTGTAGCAACTACCAACAATCCCCACCCGCTGACGGATGCCACAGGCTCACGTCGATATATCTGCCTACAGATACCTGAAGGACAGTATATCGACAACTCTGGTGAGATTGATTATCAGCAGCTTTATGCGCAGGCGGTTTACGAACTGACAGTGGCAAAGACGCCGTATTGGTTCTCGAATGACGAAGTGGCCCGCATCCAGCAACTCAACCAGAACTATCTGGAACAGAAGGACATTGCCGAGATGGTGGAAATCTGCTTCCGTAAACCCAAGGAGGGCGAGACACCTAAGATGATGAACACGAAGATGCTGCTGAGCCATATCCAAAAGGAATATCCTTCCGTAGATATCAGTCACGGAAACAAGGTTCGCGTAGGAATGGCAATGACGAATCTGGGGTACGAATATGCTGACCGTAGCAACATGGCCTTCTATAAGGTCATCCCGCTACGGGCGGCATAA
- a CDS encoding EFR1 family ferrodoxin (N-terminal region resembles flavodoxins. C-terminal ferrodoxin region binds two 4Fe-4S clusters.), whose translation MRSKKKPDIRKDVGLFLYLRSMIFYFSGTGNTRWAAERLAQETGEKLFFIPEEMKKGECEYELQEGERLGFCFPVHGWQPPHIVREFICNSKFKIQNSTFIYALVTCGDSIGRTMEMLNKDLQKKGLHLDSVFSLIMPESYVCLPFMYTDTPQREKEKISKANEDLGQYVEMIKARNVGEVHTQRGLTPWTFSHVIGAYFNARMITDKKFTVDADQCIHCGKCVKACPTGDVILKDGIPMWQHDGSCTNCLACYHHCPKHAINYGSITRKRGQYYFGHRE comes from the coding sequence TTGAGAAGTAAAAAAAAGCCCGATATCCGCAAAGATGTCGGACTTTTTTTGTACCTTCGCAGCATGATTTTCTATTTCTCTGGTACAGGTAATACCCGATGGGCGGCAGAGAGGCTGGCTCAGGAGACGGGCGAGAAGCTGTTCTTCATCCCCGAGGAGATGAAGAAGGGCGAGTGTGAATATGAGTTGCAGGAGGGCGAACGACTGGGATTCTGCTTTCCCGTTCATGGTTGGCAGCCACCACATATCGTCAGGGAGTTCATCTGTAATTCTAAATTTAAAATTCAGAATTCGACTTTCATCTATGCACTCGTGACTTGTGGCGACAGCATAGGACGAACGATGGAGATGCTAAACAAGGACCTGCAGAAGAAAGGGCTTCATCTGGATAGCGTCTTCTCACTCATCATGCCCGAATCATACGTCTGTTTGCCGTTTATGTACACAGACACGCCTCAGCGTGAGAAGGAGAAAATCAGTAAGGCCAACGAAGACCTAGGCCAGTATGTCGAGATGATCAAGGCAAGGAATGTGGGCGAGGTACATACCCAGCGCGGACTAACGCCTTGGACTTTTTCGCATGTCATTGGTGCCTATTTCAACGCCCGCATGATAACGGATAAGAAATTCACTGTTGATGCTGACCAGTGCATCCACTGCGGAAAATGCGTAAAGGCTTGTCCTACAGGCGACGTGATACTAAAGGACGGCATTCCCATGTGGCAGCACGACGGCTCATGCACCAACTGTCTGGCTTGCTATCACCACTGTCCGAAGCATGCCATCAACTATGGTAGCATTACCCGCAAACGCGGACAATACTATTTTGGACATCGTGAGTAA
- the nagB gene encoding glucosamine-6-phosphate deaminase — translation MRLIIEPNYDLMSQWAANYVVAKINAAKPTAEKPFVLGLPTGSSPIGMYRALVKAYQEGKVSFKNVVTFNMDEYVGLPVEHPESYHSFMFTNLFNHIDCPKENIHILNGNAPDLAAECANYEKEIEKFGGIDLFLGGIGPDGHIAFNEPGSSLTSRTRQKTLTTDTIIANCRFFDNDVNKVPKTALTVGVGTVMAAKEVMILVNGHAKCRALQAAVEGSVNHMWTISALQMHQHGIIVADDAACEELKVGTYRYFKDIERNNLL, via the coding sequence ATGAGATTAATTATTGAACCTAACTATGATTTGATGTCTCAGTGGGCAGCAAATTATGTCGTAGCAAAGATCAATGCTGCAAAGCCAACGGCTGAGAAGCCTTTTGTACTGGGACTACCTACTGGCTCATCACCTATCGGTATGTATCGTGCTTTGGTGAAAGCTTATCAGGAGGGTAAGGTATCTTTCAAGAATGTTGTTACCTTTAACATGGACGAGTATGTTGGTCTGCCCGTAGAGCACCCTGAAAGTTATCACTCTTTCATGTTTACTAACCTGTTCAATCACATTGACTGTCCTAAAGAGAATATCCATATCCTCAATGGTAATGCACCCGACCTCGCTGCTGAGTGCGCTAACTATGAGAAGGAAATTGAGAAGTTCGGTGGTATTGACCTGTTCCTCGGTGGTATCGGCCCCGATGGCCATATCGCTTTCAATGAGCCTGGCTCAAGCCTGACCAGTCGTACACGTCAGAAGACCCTCACAACTGACACCATTATTGCCAACTGCCGTTTCTTCGACAACGACGTTAATAAGGTGCCTAAGACTGCTCTCACCGTTGGTGTTGGTACAGTGATGGCTGCTAAGGAGGTGATGATTTTGGTGAATGGTCATGCTAAGTGTCGTGCCCTGCAGGCTGCTGTCGAGGGTAGCGTGAACCACATGTGGACCATCTCAGCCCTGCAGATGCACCAGCATGGTATCATCGTTGCTGATGATGCTGCTTGCGAGGAACTGAAGGTTGGCACTTATCGCTACTTCAAGGATATCGAGCGCAATAACTTGCTGTAA